The window CAAAGCAATCTTCATGAGGCTTTCGGGCTGGGCAGGTTTTGGTTGGGACTGGGACGCAAAATGGATTGCCAAAAAGCCAGTTCTTGCTCCAAGGGATGACGACGCGAAAGATCTCGTGCCAATTCGAATGCATGTTGCTTGGCCATTTCTAAATCGCTCCAAACGGAACGAAAGGCTTTGCGAAGCGTACTCGGCTTGGCAGGGTCATACCAAGCCAACGAATCCAAAATGGACGGATCAAAGTGTGTTTGCAAATAGTCTCGCGCCGCCGGACGATCCGCGATGATGATCGGAATCCCCGCAGCCAGAGCAGCCGGAAAGGTGGATCGCAACTGCGAGTCTTCGTTCTGGACGACCGCATCGACCGAATGCCAAATTTCGGTCATGTCCGAAAACGAACCCGGTATGGCGACGACACCGCGAACACCTTCGGCTTTCAGCTCGGTGTGCACCCAGTCGCGAATTTTTCCATCACCGAGGATCCAAATTCGCAAATCCTGATCTCGAGCGGCGAGGAACCGTGCACTTTGAACCAACGCACCCACGCCGCTTTCGGAGGATGCCGGGCCTGACATCGGGCCACACCACAACAGCACGCGAGATTCCAGGTCCGTCGTCAGATCGAGATTGATACCACGCAAACTGAGACGCGCATCGTTTCGCTGTTGTTCCGTCACCACAGCGGGACGAGGAAACCCGATCGGTCGCCGGCGAAGTTTCTCTGCGAGAACCCCGTGCGACACCAAATATCGATCCGTTTTGGCGTTCTCGGTAATCACGGAATCCAGTCCGCCGCACGACTGCAGAATGCGTTTACCGCTTCGTGTGTTTTGGCACCACGTTTGATCAGAATCGTCTCCCCAACCACCACACATGGCAACGCCTACCGTTTGGTGATCACCGTGGGTGTCGGCAGCCCCTGATTCAATCGCCATCGACACAGCTCGCGATTCTTCTCGCAGTTGGTCGCAAACGATCGCATCCAAAGTTGGCATTCGTTCGACCAACCAATGGCTCAGATGTCGAACGTAA of the Rhodopirellula baltica SH 1 genome contains:
- a CDS encoding glycosyltransferase, translated to MSASRVMFVARHFWPHCSGRHESAAATFDLTQRLANWGMRVEVVTPRHGNTWPTEIMLGDVKVHRVASAPRGDWSTQRYVRHLSHWLVERMPTLDAIVCDQLREESRAVSMAIESGAADTHGDHQTVGVAMCGGWGDDSDQTWCQNTRSGKRILQSCGGLDSVITENAKTDRYLVSHGVLAEKLRRRPIGFPRPAVVTEQQRNDARLSLRGINLDLTTDLESRVLLWCGPMSGPASSESGVGALVQSARFLAARDQDLRIWILGDGKIRDWVHTELKAEGVRGVVAIPGSFSDMTEIWHSVDAVVQNEDSQLRSTFPAALAAGIPIIIADRPAARDYLQTHFDPSILDSLAWYDPAKPSTLRKAFRSVWSDLEMAKQHAFELARDLSRRHPLEQELAFWQSILRPSPNQNLPSPKAS